One Bifidobacterium crudilactis genomic region harbors:
- the mobF gene encoding MobF family relaxase, which yields MTVSMRVMSAGDGYRYLLKSVAAGDGDRSLSTPLTRYYTEAGSPPGFWLGTGIAAFGRGNLPVGSRASEQQLQLLIGMGRDPLTGAPLGRAYQQFASVAERVEERTKKLNPNLDRDYRAQLVAQIEAEEKERGTRHAVAGFDYTFSVPKSVSAIWAVADAGTQSLIATAHHAAVAELVELVEREVAATRVGATGSDGAVAQVDVQGVAATAFDHYDSRSHDPQLHTHVVISNKVKTVQDGKWRTLDGRPIHRAVVAISEMYNAVLADHLTRSLGLDWEARTRGRDRNPAWEITGVPENLIGEFSTRSRFIEQEKDRLIDAYVARHGRQPSPRTVLKLRAQATLATRPEKDVRSLADLTVEWRRRATQLLGEDATTWASALTSGKALPATVRADDVPLDVIAQIGQTVASVVGEKRSTWTRWNLHAEASRQLMGLRFASTADRKAITGMVVDAAEQASLRLTPPELATSPAQFRRPDGSSRFRPSASTVFSSENLLAAEDRLLDRAEKTTAPTVPLETIETTTRKPDKEGRLLGDDQSAALTAIALSGRVVDVLVGPAGAGKTTAMNALRRAWETAHGKGSVVGLAPSAVAAQVLAEDLGIDTENTAKWLHDFRTTGATFAPGQLVIIDEASLAGTFTLDQITQQAEQQGAKVLLVGDWAQLQSVDAGGAFAMLANARRDAPELTDVHRFTHPWEKTSSLELRHGHASAIDTLIEHDRIHGAEEEQSMDAAYTAWRNDQRVGKASILVAETQQSVTALNQRARADRIIDGTINPTRELPLHDGTSVCEGDLVITRRNDRRLRSGSSWVRNGDRWVVTRLREDGSVTIRPTGRRFGGSIVLPAAYVAEHLDLGYAVTAHRAQGVTTDTSHVVVTSTTTRENLYVAMTRGRQENHAYVAIDRPDEDHSHAHPGDNPDATARSVLFGVLQHVGAEPSAHQAIVSEQNRWGSIGQLAAEYETIAQEAQADRWHSLLADSGLTGMQVEDVLASDAYGALSAELRNAEANHHQLDQLLPRLVSVRGFEDAGDIASVLHARLARATMRPAGSGRTRKPPRLIAGLIPEAQNITDPDMRQALTERQTLIEQRAATLLDTAITAGEPWTARLNHKPDEPRKQTAWLTAARTIAAYRDRYQITDNQHPLGPKPENGTVKQKIDAARALAALDRARQLSCGRESKPQWSASRQSVSRSL from the coding sequence ATGACGGTTTCGATGCGGGTCATGAGCGCCGGCGACGGCTACAGATACCTGCTCAAGTCGGTGGCCGCGGGTGACGGGGACCGGAGCCTTTCGACCCCGTTGACCCGGTATTACACGGAGGCCGGCAGCCCGCCGGGCTTCTGGCTCGGGACGGGTATCGCGGCCTTCGGCAGGGGGAATCTCCCGGTTGGCTCCAGGGCTTCGGAGCAGCAGCTCCAGCTCCTGATCGGTATGGGTCGTGACCCGTTGACAGGTGCGCCGCTGGGCCGCGCGTATCAGCAGTTCGCGAGTGTGGCCGAGCGCGTCGAAGAACGAACCAAGAAGCTCAACCCGAACCTCGATCGCGACTATCGGGCCCAGCTTGTGGCGCAGATCGAAGCTGAGGAGAAGGAGCGCGGCACGCGCCATGCGGTGGCGGGTTTCGACTACACGTTCAGCGTGCCCAAGAGCGTGTCCGCGATCTGGGCGGTGGCCGATGCGGGTACGCAATCCCTGATCGCAACCGCGCATCATGCGGCGGTTGCGGAACTGGTCGAATTGGTCGAGCGGGAGGTTGCCGCAACCCGGGTGGGCGCAACCGGCTCTGACGGCGCCGTTGCGCAGGTCGACGTGCAGGGCGTGGCCGCAACCGCGTTCGATCACTACGACAGCCGTAGCCACGACCCCCAGTTGCACACGCACGTGGTCATCAGTAACAAGGTGAAGACCGTGCAGGACGGCAAGTGGCGCACCCTGGACGGCCGGCCCATTCACCGGGCCGTCGTGGCCATCTCGGAGATGTACAACGCCGTGCTTGCCGACCACCTCACCCGCAGTCTCGGCCTGGACTGGGAGGCGCGCACTCGGGGTCGGGATCGGAACCCCGCGTGGGAGATCACCGGCGTCCCCGAGAACCTGATCGGCGAGTTCTCCACCCGCTCGCGGTTCATCGAGCAGGAGAAGGACCGGCTCATCGACGCCTACGTGGCCCGTCATGGCCGCCAGCCCAGCCCGAGAACTGTGTTGAAGCTGCGCGCCCAAGCCACGTTGGCGACCCGGCCGGAGAAGGACGTGCGCTCCCTGGCCGACCTGACCGTCGAGTGGCGGAGGCGCGCCACGCAACTGCTCGGCGAGGATGCCACCACCTGGGCGAGCGCCCTCACCAGCGGTAAGGCGCTGCCCGCGACGGTACGGGCCGATGACGTGCCGCTCGACGTGATCGCGCAGATCGGCCAAACGGTCGCGAGCGTGGTGGGTGAGAAGAGGTCGACGTGGACTCGCTGGAATCTGCACGCGGAAGCATCCCGGCAACTGATGGGGTTGCGGTTCGCCTCCACCGCGGATCGCAAGGCGATCACGGGCATGGTCGTGGACGCCGCCGAACAGGCGTCGCTGCGTCTGACTCCGCCCGAGCTGGCAACCAGCCCCGCACAGTTCCGCCGTCCGGACGGCTCCTCGCGCTTCCGTCCTTCGGCTTCGACGGTGTTCTCCTCCGAGAACCTGCTCGCGGCCGAGGACCGGCTCCTGGACCGAGCCGAGAAAACCACCGCACCTACAGTTCCCCTGGAGACCATAGAGACCACCACTCGAAAGCCGGACAAGGAAGGCCGGCTGCTCGGAGACGACCAGAGCGCCGCCCTGACTGCCATAGCCCTCTCGGGTCGAGTCGTGGATGTGCTCGTCGGCCCCGCCGGCGCCGGGAAGACCACGGCCATGAACGCGCTGCGACGCGCATGGGAGACCGCGCACGGCAAAGGCTCCGTGGTCGGTCTTGCGCCTTCGGCGGTCGCCGCCCAAGTACTAGCCGAGGACTTGGGCATCGACACGGAGAACACCGCCAAGTGGCTGCACGACTTCCGCACCACCGGAGCCACGTTCGCTCCCGGTCAGCTGGTCATCATCGACGAGGCCTCCCTGGCAGGCACCTTCACGCTCGACCAGATCACCCAGCAGGCCGAACAGCAGGGTGCGAAGGTGCTCCTGGTGGGCGACTGGGCCCAATTGCAATCCGTGGACGCCGGCGGCGCGTTCGCCATGCTTGCCAACGCCCGCCGCGATGCGCCGGAACTGACCGACGTGCACCGCTTCACCCATCCATGGGAGAAGACCAGCTCGCTCGAATTGCGTCATGGACACGCCAGCGCCATCGATACCCTCATCGAACACGACAGAATCCACGGCGCCGAGGAGGAACAGAGCATGGACGCCGCCTACACCGCTTGGCGAAACGACCAGCGAGTCGGCAAGGCCTCCATCCTCGTGGCCGAGACCCAGCAGTCCGTCACCGCGCTGAACCAGCGGGCGCGCGCCGACCGGATCATCGACGGCACCATCAACCCCACACGCGAGCTGCCCCTGCACGACGGGACCTCGGTGTGCGAGGGCGACCTGGTCATCACCCGGCGCAACGACCGACGCCTCCGCTCAGGGTCGTCGTGGGTGCGGAACGGCGACCGCTGGGTTGTCACCCGGTTGCGTGAGGACGGGTCGGTCACCATTCGGCCCACAGGCCGCCGGTTCGGCGGGTCCATCGTCCTGCCCGCCGCCTACGTCGCCGAACACCTCGACCTCGGCTACGCGGTCACCGCCCATAGAGCGCAGGGCGTCACCACTGACACCTCCCATGTCGTGGTCACTTCGACGACGACGCGGGAGAACCTATACGTCGCCATGACCCGAGGACGCCAGGAGAACCACGCCTACGTGGCCATCGACCGGCCCGACGAAGACCACTCCCATGCTCATCCCGGCGACAACCCCGACGCCACCGCACGCTCCGTCCTATTCGGTGTCCTCCAGCACGTCGGCGCCGAACCCTCCGCCCACCAAGCCATCGTTTCTGAGCAGAACCGGTGGGGGTCCATCGGCCAGCTGGCCGCGGAGTACGAGACCATCGCCCAGGAAGCCCAAGCCGACCGCTGGCATTCGCTGCTCGCCGACTCGGGGCTCACCGGCATGCAGGTCGAGGACGTGCTCGCCTCGGACGCCTACGGCGCCCTGTCGGCTGAGCTGCGCAACGCCGAAGCCAACCACCACCAGCTCGACCAGCTCCTCCCGCGCCTCGTGAGCGTGAGGGGTTTCGAGGATGCTGGCGACATCGCCTCGGTCCTGCACGCCCGCCTGGCCCGAGCCACCATGCGGCCCGCCGGCTCAGGCCGCACCCGCAAGCCCCCACGCCTGATCGCAGGCCTCATCCCCGAAGCCCAGAACATCACCGACCCAGACATGCGCCAAGCCCTCACCGAGCGGCAGACCCTCATCGAGCAACGCGCCGCCACCCTCCTCGACACCGCCATCACAGCAGGCGAACCATGGACGGCCCGGCTCAACCACAAACCCGACGAACCCCGGAAACAGACCGCATGGCTCACGGCGGCGCGCACCATCGCCGCCTACCGCGACCGCTACCAGATCACCGACAACCAACACCCCCTCGGCCCGAAACCCGAGAACGGGACCGTGAAACAGAAGATCGACGCCGCTCGGGCGTTGGCCGCTCTCGACAGGGCACGTCAGCTATCCTGTGGCCGTGAGTCAAAACCACAATGGTCCGCGTCACGACAATCGGTCAGTAGATCGCTGTAA
- a CDS encoding YobI family P-loop NTPase, protein MKGGASNEYGESSKKAEPEADSSARMASSNSVAFTSLVPHYQDEQHRTYLNRLEEAIHEPKNLNIALTGRYGAGKSSVLDKFEENHKSTTLRLSISTLGPNNEGATLTNRIQKELVKQLVYSASPQTLRHTRFARRVELPWWLAAIEVAVMVAIVGAFLILIGWLPSAAGPLSGHNLLFRTIAWVGFAVVLVAGGTALRLATHDRFMISDISAGGAAVKLSERTPTYFDEYLDDIVSYFDNEDVDIVIFEDLDRFDDPHIFEALRELNTLLNHTKPRIKKRMPLRFVYAVRDSLFEKLGADTKIKGDDAVIAETVRANRTKFFDIVIPMVPFISHRNARDLLTGLLKTAGISGIDRSLISLVARYCTDMRLLQNICNEYLVFSERLLESKKVAPGLTPSDLFALVAYKNFHLEDFENISRRTSDLDRLYDFRRELVRSSIVGLESRKRDLVSDKEKSHISVQLAKRLGDWLRTFAELNKKYSQYAGWQGISYVVGQHTYASSDVDSCEFWTAVATTKLIVIQASHYQQRNNLISLSGSDLAQLGPDGMEPDRWREIDEDARQSELENIDKAIAFLRGADFADLATKTRYSLRVARLAVIHTMSDDGKGSSRTTPESSETKTAEVECTFAELIDSTMESELARDLVRQGFLDRNFALYAAQFYGNFNGVDVANFIVQSVQTNTMEVDYEFTSPGAISNLLTEADDDFTHTKAAYNIDVVDFLLDHGDQRADNVVDHIVADFDDDARSFLTSYFTSGAQREKLAAGLASRPWAKVFHYLVVDDGVPTDVRSALVSAALAAIDLDQDYDLTTVFNAFIVEHYNDMPVFTQPQTEAVVKNIATLIGRVDVLIPDLGLIDDALRTLIVNGNQYELTAANLRTALDGDEARNVGNIGFDYVRQNKTVYEYCLAHPDIYLAAVQNDAATQYTAYDAETLLVVLSDTAEKWDDKQLTEFIRCVAPECRVDSLSKVPTATWPMLADADLFRVSLTNVESYRKEIGSIDEHLARLLKHVGTIETDKPGDTVDINGDEIDKAAAAIAILNANTIKEPATRVALAHSLNADLPLSVADITPEPNDLLASLIENGLITDEAPSFAHFQDMGWAAIGPAIAASNNVTGFLNPDLVHGMIADLLNDAATRDKVGDQVVTNLEEYVPEDDPAALTAAARHASKHHLQLTPETVLRIAYANTTKQDVLRLLDTALPVANAQQIIAVFGALGQPYSSISQSGTSFDVDHDELHDRILTTLQQGNVCTFKKKRNRNLYTVNVV, encoded by the coding sequence GTGAAGGGTGGCGCTTCGAATGAGTATGGTGAATCCTCGAAGAAGGCTGAGCCAGAGGCAGACTCGTCTGCACGTATGGCATCTTCGAATTCGGTGGCGTTTACCTCGCTCGTTCCGCATTACCAAGATGAACAACACCGGACCTATCTCAACCGGCTTGAGGAAGCGATCCACGAACCGAAGAACCTCAATATCGCGCTTACCGGACGTTATGGTGCGGGCAAGTCGAGTGTGTTGGACAAGTTCGAAGAGAACCACAAGTCCACGACACTTCGACTGTCCATCTCTACACTTGGCCCGAATAACGAGGGCGCAACGCTGACCAATCGCATTCAAAAAGAGCTCGTGAAGCAGCTCGTGTACAGTGCATCTCCTCAGACCCTGCGTCATACTCGGTTCGCTCGCAGAGTTGAACTTCCGTGGTGGCTCGCCGCCATCGAGGTCGCGGTAATGGTTGCCATTGTCGGGGCATTCCTGATCCTAATTGGCTGGCTCCCATCGGCGGCGGGACCGCTTTCCGGTCATAATTTGCTTTTCCGAACCATCGCTTGGGTAGGCTTCGCTGTAGTGCTGGTCGCTGGCGGAACAGCGCTGCGACTAGCGACTCATGACCGATTCATGATCTCTGATATTTCAGCCGGTGGCGCCGCTGTCAAGCTTTCAGAGAGAACTCCAACATATTTTGACGAGTACCTCGATGACATTGTCAGTTATTTCGACAATGAGGATGTCGATATCGTCATCTTCGAAGACCTCGACCGCTTCGACGATCCTCACATTTTCGAGGCGCTCCGTGAACTCAATACCCTGCTCAACCACACGAAGCCGCGAATAAAAAAGCGAATGCCGCTACGTTTCGTGTATGCGGTACGCGACAGCTTGTTTGAAAAGCTAGGCGCCGATACGAAAATCAAGGGAGACGATGCCGTCATAGCCGAAACGGTGAGAGCCAACCGAACAAAGTTCTTCGACATCGTCATCCCCATGGTGCCTTTCATCTCGCATCGCAACGCCCGCGACCTCCTTACCGGCTTGCTCAAGACTGCTGGCATCTCGGGCATAGACCGTTCTCTGATTAGCCTGGTGGCGAGATATTGCACCGATATGCGTCTATTGCAGAACATCTGTAACGAGTACCTCGTCTTCTCTGAACGTCTCCTGGAGTCCAAGAAAGTAGCGCCTGGCCTGACGCCCAGCGACCTTTTCGCGTTGGTAGCCTATAAGAACTTCCATCTTGAAGACTTCGAGAACATCTCACGACGTACCAGCGACCTTGACCGACTTTACGACTTTCGCCGAGAACTCGTTCGTAGCTCAATTGTCGGACTTGAAAGCCGCAAGCGTGATCTCGTCTCCGACAAGGAAAAATCGCACATATCTGTCCAGTTGGCGAAACGCCTTGGAGATTGGCTGCGTACTTTCGCGGAACTTAATAAGAAATATTCCCAGTACGCCGGGTGGCAAGGAATTAGCTACGTGGTTGGTCAACATACCTATGCTTCTAGCGATGTTGACAGCTGCGAGTTTTGGACTGCTGTCGCTACGACGAAATTAATCGTCATACAGGCATCCCATTACCAGCAGCGAAATAATCTGATATCGCTGAGCGGGTCTGACTTGGCCCAACTCGGACCAGATGGCATGGAGCCGGATCGTTGGCGTGAGATCGACGAGGATGCCAGGCAGTCCGAACTTGAAAACATCGACAAGGCTATCGCGTTCCTTCGCGGTGCCGACTTCGCAGACCTCGCAACAAAGACTCGATATTCGCTCAGAGTCGCCAGACTGGCTGTTATACATACAATGTCCGACGACGGGAAAGGCAGCTCCCGCACAACGCCTGAGTCATCAGAAACGAAGACCGCCGAAGTGGAGTGCACTTTTGCGGAACTAATCGATAGCACCATGGAGTCCGAGCTTGCGCGCGACTTGGTAAGGCAGGGCTTCCTCGATCGTAACTTCGCGCTCTATGCTGCCCAGTTTTACGGAAATTTCAACGGTGTTGACGTCGCCAACTTCATCGTGCAGAGCGTCCAAACAAACACCATGGAAGTTGACTACGAGTTCACCAGCCCCGGGGCAATTTCAAACCTGCTTACAGAAGCCGACGACGATTTCACTCATACCAAGGCCGCGTACAACATTGACGTTGTCGACTTCCTCCTCGATCATGGCGATCAGCGTGCCGACAACGTGGTCGATCATATTGTCGCTGACTTTGATGATGATGCGCGCTCGTTCTTGACGTCATACTTCACTTCCGGCGCGCAACGTGAGAAGCTCGCTGCCGGTCTTGCTTCCCGTCCCTGGGCTAAGGTATTCCACTACCTCGTCGTTGATGATGGGGTTCCAACTGATGTACGCTCCGCTCTTGTAAGCGCGGCACTCGCAGCAATCGATCTCGACCAGGATTACGACTTGACGACGGTGTTCAACGCGTTCATCGTTGAGCACTACAACGACATGCCGGTATTCACACAGCCGCAGACAGAAGCAGTAGTCAAGAACATCGCAACCCTTATAGGCCGGGTCGATGTTCTTATCCCAGACCTTGGCCTAATTGATGATGCGCTTCGTACATTGATAGTGAACGGCAACCAATACGAACTCACCGCAGCGAATCTGCGCACTGCCCTGGATGGCGATGAAGCCCGCAATGTGGGCAATATCGGTTTCGACTACGTGCGTCAAAACAAGACTGTTTACGAATACTGTCTAGCCCACCCTGACATCTATCTTGCCGCAGTGCAGAACGATGCTGCCACGCAGTACACCGCTTATGATGCCGAGACTTTGCTCGTGGTCTTGTCGGATACAGCTGAGAAGTGGGACGACAAACAGCTCACAGAATTCATCAGATGCGTAGCTCCTGAGTGTCGTGTGGATAGTCTGAGCAAGGTTCCCACAGCAACTTGGCCAATGCTCGCAGACGCCGACCTGTTCCGCGTCTCGCTCACTAACGTAGAGAGCTATCGCAAAGAAATCGGATCGATCGATGAGCACCTCGCCCGTCTCCTAAAGCACGTCGGCACGATCGAGACCGACAAGCCAGGTGACACCGTCGACATCAACGGCGATGAGATCGACAAGGCGGCGGCCGCAATCGCCATTCTGAACGCGAATACCATTAAGGAGCCCGCGACCCGCGTGGCTCTGGCGCACAGCCTTAACGCCGACTTGCCTCTATCAGTCGCTGACATTACCCCTGAACCCAACGACCTATTGGCTAGTCTCATCGAAAACGGCCTCATTACTGACGAGGCCCCATCCTTTGCCCACTTCCAAGACATGGGCTGGGCCGCCATTGGCCCAGCCATCGCCGCTTCGAACAATGTCACTGGCTTCCTCAATCCCGACCTAGTGCATGGGATGATAGCAGATTTGCTCAACGACGCAGCCACCCGAGACAAGGTTGGTGACCAGGTTGTAACCAATCTCGAGGAGTACGTGCCAGAAGATGATCCAGCGGCTCTGACAGCTGCCGCCCGACATGCGAGCAAACATCACCTCCAACTAACGCCTGAGACCGTGCTCAGGATCGCGTACGCCAATACTACGAAACAAGACGTCCTGCGGCTTCTTGATACTGCATTACCGGTGGCCAATGCGCAACAGATCATCGCCGTCTTCGGTGCACTTGGTCAGCCATATAGCAGCATTTCCCAGTCAGGAACATCATTCGATGTTGATCACGATGAACTTCACGATCGTATACTCACGACATTGCAACAAGGCAATGTGTGCACATTCAAGAAGAAACGAAACAGGAATCTCTACACAGTGAACGTCGTGTGA
- a CDS encoding recombinase family protein translates to MKAVAYTYDADPWFPLIQAQKAKCARMARSAGYEVVAQIHDESGNREGLQRLLETAHNQGFDAIVVTELERLADDEKPLDAILEWFDAEGVAVITFPPEVGRALKELIAREIEALAEQSNRDENVDPELDDEQVAQWERKVDAVIAQTLATYYPDIEWTPPEDD, encoded by the coding sequence ATGAAGGCAGTCGCCTACACGTATGACGCGGACCCCTGGTTCCCGCTGATCCAGGCCCAGAAGGCGAAGTGCGCGCGCATGGCGCGCTCCGCGGGATACGAGGTCGTCGCCCAGATCCACGACGAATCCGGCAACCGCGAAGGGCTGCAACGCCTGCTGGAGACAGCCCACAATCAGGGCTTCGATGCGATCGTGGTCACCGAGCTGGAACGACTGGCCGACGACGAGAAGCCGCTCGACGCGATCCTGGAGTGGTTCGACGCCGAAGGCGTCGCAGTGATCACCTTCCCACCCGAAGTCGGCCGGGCCTTGAAGGAACTCATCGCACGGGAAATCGAAGCGCTCGCCGAGCAGAGCAACCGCGACGAGAATGTCGACCCCGAGCTCGACGACGAGCAGGTGGCGCAGTGGGAACGCAAAGTGGACGCGGTGATCGCGCAGACCCTCGCCACGTACTACCCAGACATCGAATGGACCCCACCCGAAGACGACTGA
- a CDS encoding helix-turn-helix domain-containing protein has translation MALLLNLAPRLTSLVRRWKRGLYSTSQRTDMPQIHDIRGQVVRKVGTPQTFLTPSEVARLVKDYHRGASVAHLAEVYGVHRSTVSAHLTRRDVTRRIPGLDAEESAEAIRLHEQGLSLRAIARSMGVGRRRVTRAIHHAYPVPA, from the coding sequence ATGGCCCTACTCTTGAACCTCGCCCCAAGGCTGACATCCCTTGTCCGGCGCTGGAAACGTGGCCTCTACAGTACCTCGCAGCGCACTGATATGCCCCAGATTCACGACATTCGAGGCCAGGTGGTTCGTAAGGTTGGCACTCCTCAAACCTTTCTCACGCCCTCAGAAGTGGCGAGGCTGGTCAAGGATTACCACCGGGGTGCCAGTGTCGCTCACCTCGCCGAGGTCTACGGGGTACACCGTTCGACGGTCTCCGCCCATCTGACTCGACGCGACGTGACCAGGCGCATTCCGGGACTTGATGCCGAGGAGTCTGCCGAGGCAATACGGCTCCATGAGCAAGGGCTCTCGCTACGAGCCATCGCCCGGTCGATGGGCGTCGGCAGGCGGCGCGTCACGCGAGCAATCCACCACGCGTACCCAGTGCCTGCGTGA
- a CDS encoding alpha/beta fold hydrolase, whose protein sequence is MIQSASLRTTTDGGRTLSGRSFGPADGTPILFIAGAATGKSMSFGDEFLDAFNIRLLTMDRPGMGDSIGYEDRTLDSTSNDYRVFVEQALGLRGASIPVIANSQGGVFGLSAALHGWVSRLVLASPADEVSNPTIHAMLPHEATQLADIACSDPEQAANMLASFTAQDMETMVINGSHPSDQAFYQQPVFLSLYRKALEEGFAQDGKGYVADTMIAMRPWNLKLTDIHVPTTILYGACDQSHSPDKTATLASRIPTAKRVVIDDAGGALLWTHSEQVLRAALEN, encoded by the coding sequence ATGATTCAAAGCGCTTCACTTCGAACGACGACGGATGGCGGCAGGACATTGTCCGGCCGATCTTTCGGGCCGGCAGATGGAACCCCGATACTGTTCATCGCCGGAGCCGCTACGGGGAAGAGCATGAGCTTCGGCGACGAGTTTCTTGATGCGTTCAATATTCGACTCTTGACCATGGACCGGCCAGGGATGGGTGATTCTATCGGATATGAGGATCGAACGCTTGACTCCACTTCGAACGACTACCGTGTCTTCGTTGAGCAGGCTCTCGGCCTGCGGGGAGCGTCCATACCGGTAATAGCCAATTCGCAGGGAGGTGTTTTCGGGCTTTCGGCCGCATTGCACGGATGGGTATCGCGACTGGTGCTTGCATCGCCCGCCGACGAGGTTTCGAATCCGACCATCCATGCAATGCTGCCGCATGAGGCGACACAACTTGCTGATATTGCTTGTTCCGACCCGGAACAAGCCGCTAACATGCTGGCATCTTTCACCGCGCAAGACATGGAAACCATGGTCATCAATGGTTCTCACCCCAGTGATCAGGCCTTCTACCAGCAGCCAGTATTCCTGTCCCTTTATCGTAAGGCTCTTGAGGAAGGGTTCGCACAAGACGGCAAGGGGTATGTTGCCGACACCATGATCGCCATGCGGCCTTGGAACCTGAAGTTGACTGATATTCACGTGCCGACAACAATTCTGTACGGAGCATGCGACCAGAGCCATTCACCTGACAAGACTGCAACCCTTGCCAGCAGAATACCCACTGCCAAGCGTGTGGTCATAGACGACGCCGGCGGAGCTTTACTCTGGACGCACTCCGAGCAGGTACTGCGGGCAGCGCTCGAAAACTGA
- a CDS encoding DUF5067 domain-containing protein — MTNPSDPGMQQQPVPPVTAPTYNQPQRHDAPKKGMTISGIIALVLGILSLLICYIPILNNGSVILGVIGAVFGIVAVVATRSKGKKSGRVIAILGLMLSVVSVVAALALQSAWSKALDDAAAGPTSSATASAKAKESTSAGSAADESDLTAGHVKVVSLQKAANDYEGKPTVIVTYEWTNTGSDTMFMSAFDFKAFQNGTSLDTAIYADNPQGYDGDAQMKTIKKGVKQTVQVAYVLSDQTSPVSVEVSDLFGGSNKITKEFTL, encoded by the coding sequence ATGACCAACCCATCCGACCCCGGTATGCAGCAACAACCCGTCCCACCTGTCACCGCTCCGACGTATAACCAACCGCAGCGCCACGACGCTCCCAAAAAAGGCATGACGATATCGGGGATTATTGCGCTCGTACTTGGGATACTGTCACTACTGATCTGTTATATTCCGATCCTCAACAATGGATCGGTAATACTCGGTGTCATTGGTGCCGTCTTTGGCATTGTGGCAGTTGTTGCCACTCGCTCCAAAGGCAAGAAATCAGGAAGGGTCATCGCCATTCTCGGACTGATGCTGTCCGTCGTTTCAGTAGTCGCCGCTCTCGCTCTACAGTCGGCATGGAGCAAGGCACTGGACGATGCCGCTGCAGGCCCAACATCAAGCGCCACGGCATCTGCCAAGGCGAAGGAGAGCACTTCGGCTGGCAGCGCTGCAGACGAATCGGACTTGACTGCAGGTCACGTTAAAGTCGTCTCCTTGCAGAAGGCGGCGAATGATTATGAAGGCAAACCGACAGTCATCGTGACCTACGAGTGGACCAACACCGGGTCAGACACCATGTTCATGTCAGCCTTCGACTTCAAGGCATTTCAGAATGGTACGAGTCTCGACACTGCCATTTATGCCGATAACCCACAAGGATATGATGGCGACGCACAGATGAAGACCATCAAGAAAGGTGTGAAGCAGACAGTACAGGTCGCGTATGTCCTGTCAGATCAGACCTCACCCGTATCCGTTGAAGTATCAGACCTATTCGGTGGGTCTAACAAGATAACCAAGGAATTCACACTCTAA
- a CDS encoding MepB family protein, whose translation MTAEDQNSDYESGLARIQDELWHIRTARNTPTKPGAFVAFWRRCADGTTAPFTSADPSSGLLVFVHHEGRRGVFRFTKTHLDQLGITAGTHSGKRGFRVYPSWCTGLNASATKTQREQAQAFQIFA comes from the coding sequence GTGACGGCGGAAGACCAGAACAGCGACTATGAATCCGGCTTGGCACGGATTCAGGATGAACTGTGGCACATTCGTACGGCCAGAAACACGCCGACTAAGCCTGGTGCCTTCGTGGCTTTCTGGCGCAGGTGCGCCGATGGCACCACGGCACCGTTCACCAGTGCTGACCCCAGCTCGGGATTGCTGGTGTTCGTCCACCATGAGGGTAGACGCGGGGTGTTCCGCTTCACCAAAACGCATCTTGACCAATTGGGAATCACTGCCGGCACCCACAGCGGAAAGCGCGGATTTCGCGTCTACCCGAGTTGGTGCACAGGATTGAACGCTTCCGCTACCAAGACCCAGCGCGAACAAGCTCAGGCATTCCAGATATTTGCCTGA